The genomic region CAGTTAGGTAAACACTATAGGGTGCCTTTTGCCCCTAAGCATGAGAGTCGTGTTAGTAGTCCTTTTCATTTAGTTCATTATGATATTTGGGGTCCAATAAACACTCCCTCATTGTTGGGATTTagatattttgtcatttttgttgatgattattctAGAGTCACATATCTTTATCTTATGAAAGAACGGTTTGAATTGTACTcaattttcaaatcattttatatggaaataaAGACTCAGTTTAATgcttcacttttatttttcggTCTAATAATGCTCGTGAATATTTTCATACATCtttgtctcaattttttgaTGATCATGGTATAATTCACCAATCTTCAtgcccccacactccacaacaaaatggtatTGCTGAATGCAAAATGCATCATTTGTTAGAGGTCACTCGTGCCTTAAAGTTTCATATGCATGTTTCCAAATCATATTGGAGTGATGTTGTTCTCACTACCTGTTACCTAATTAATCGTATGCCTTCCACTGTTCTAGGTGGTCAGATCCCCTGTACTGTGCTCTCTCCTGATGCACCTTTGTTTCATCTACCTCCTAAGATCTTTGGTTGTGTGTGCTATGTTCATTTCTTAGGTCCAGGGAGTGACAAACTTGATCCTAGATCCattaaatgtgtttttcttgggTATTCTTGTACTCAAAAAGGATACCAATATTACTCACCTACTCTTCGGCGTCGTTTTGTTAGTGCTGATGTCACATTTGATGAATCTCAGTCCTATTTCTCTCCTTCAGCTGCTAGTGACAGTTCCCCTCCTTGTCTTCCTCTCCTACCACCTGTGTCTCCTATTGAATCTTCTCAGAAACCACTCCAGGTATATTGTCGTCAGCAGAAACCTCCAATTGCTTTGTGCAAAGGTAAGCGTTCTTGTACCTCTCACCCTATCTCTCAGTTTGTCTCGTGTGGTCACTTGTCTCCATCTCTTTATGCCTTTACCACATCCTTGAATTCTACTGTTGTTCCTAAGTCTGTCCAGGAAGCTATGTCCATCTCTAGTTGGAAATCTGCTATGGAGGTAGAAATGTCTACCCTGTCTGAAAATGCTACTTGGTCTTTAGTTACTCGTCCTCCAAGGAAAACTATTGTTGGTTGTCATTGGGTGTATATTGTGAAGTATTTTCCTGATGGTTCTATTGAGCGTTTGAAGGCTCACTTGGTTGCCAAATGGTATACCCAGACATACGGTGTTGACTATGCCGAGACATTCTCACCTGTTGCTAAAATTTCTTCTATCCGGATTTTGATCTCCTTGGCTGCTAATTTGGGTTGGCCATTTTTTTAGTTAGATGTTAAAAATGCCTTCTTGAATGGCGATTCGAAGGAAGAGATGTATATGGAGCAACCACCTGGGTTTGTTGCTCAGAGGGAGTCTGGAAAAGTGTGTAGGTTGCATAAGGCCATCTATGGTCTTAAACAATCTCCTAGAGCTTGGTTTGGTAAATTCAATGAAGTAGCGTTAAAGTTTGGATTGCGACGTTGTCACTCTAATCACTTTATGTTTTCTCATACCTCTGatagaggaaagattttgttgatagtatatgttgatgatattataATAACTGGAAATGAAAAGCACGGTATTGATGATTTGAATAGATACCTTCAAAATTCCTTTCAAACTAAGGATCTGGGTAAACTTCGCTATTTCTTGGGTATTGAGGTAGCACGATCTAAAGAAGGCATCAGTTTATCACAGAGAAAGTTGTGTTGGATATTTTGGAAGAAATTGGCTTGCTAGGATCTAAACAAGTGGAGACTCCTATGGATCCTAATGTCAAATTATATGAAGATCAGGGGGAGCTGTTATCTAATCCTGAGAGATATCGTCGTTTGGTTGGTAAACTAATTTATCTCACAATTACTCGCCCAGATATATCATTTACAGTTAGTGTTTTGAGCCAGTTTATGAAAGATCCTCGCCTTCCACATTGGGAGGCAGTTATTCGAATTGTAAGGTATCTTAAAGCACATCTTGGCCTTGGTCTTTTGTATAAAGCTAATGGTCACCTACGGGTAGAAGCCTAcactgatgctgattgggctggATCACCGTTAGATAGAAAATCCACTACTGGGTATTGCACTTTTCTGGGAGGAAATCTGATTTCTTGgagaagtaagaaacaaactgtTGTTGCTAGGTCTAGTGCAGAGGCTGAGTCTAGAGCCATGGCACACACATCATGTAAGCTTATGTGGATTAAGCATTTACTTGAGGAATTAAGATTCGTTGTGAAGCTGCCTATGACTATGCATTGTGATAATCAAGTAGCAATTTATATTGCCTCCAATCCTGTGTTCCATGAGCGAACCAAGCATATTGAAGTAGATTGTCATATTACTTGGGAGAAAGTAGAAGATGGTGTAATTGCTACTCCATATGTTTCTACAAGAGTCCAGATTGCTGATATGTTTACTAAAGCCTTATGTAAGACTCATTTGggtttattatgtaacaagCTAGGATTGTATGACATATACTCTCcaacttgagggggagtgttatgAGTAATAGGGGCAAAACCGCAATACATgtactttatatataaataacattttatgtGTTAGGGTTGAATGATTTTGAGCCCTAAAAAACACTTTCACAGTAAACAACAGAGGTAATGTGTCTGATATGAATATTATGAGGACAAATGGTGCATAGTGacagaaaaagagaaaaaaagttcTTATAGTAGTTATGAAATTTGCTGTGAAGAATGTCTTTGAGGTTGGGGCAAGTATTTTGTCACTATCAATGCATATACTTTTTATGTCATAATTTCAATTGGAGACAATTTAACCTATTTGTATATCGTTTGGAGAGACTAATAGGCTTATGTCTCTATTCTTCTAGTTATTAGTGCAAGTGTTCCAAAGTTGGTGTTGGATTCTGTTTTTGAACAAAAGAATGAGATTGTGATAGTCGTGGAAGAGGAACTTGAAAGGTATTTCTCTATCTGCTAATCTAGTTTAGTATTAGtcaagttacaacttacaaggtAAATCTATTTCTTTATAATATCTTTGAATTTCACATGCATAGGCCATGTCAGCTTATGGATTTGAGATTGTTCAAATGCTCATTGTGGACACTAAACCTAATGAACATGTGAAGAAGGCTATGAGCGAGATAAATGCTAGTAAGTGTTCATTTTGAATTGAACATTCTTTCTCATCTCTCTCgtcttgtctctctctctctctcattggaAAAATTCCTTCCTTGATTTGTAATGACTTTCCTTAATGTCCTTGATTTGTCTCATAATCACTTGAGTAACATGGTTCCTTTGTGTTTGGGAAACTTTAGTTATTCTCTCATAGTCTTAGATTTGAGAAGTAACAAACTTAATGGCACCATTCCAGCAACTTTTGCAAAGGGAAACTACTTGAGAAGTCTTAACCTCAATGACAATCAATTGGAAGGGTCATTGCCAAGATCGTTGATCAATTGCCGAAGGTTGGAAGTTCTAGATCTTGGTAACAACAAGATAAGTGGCAACTTCCCTCATTGGTTGGAGAGTCTTCCAGAGTTACGGGTTCTTGTTTTGCGATCAAACAAGTTTCATGGTGCCATAGCCAATCCCAAAACCAAAATCTCTTTCCCTAATTTGCGAATCATAGACCTCTCTCACAATGAATTCCATGGTCTTTTGCCAACAAAATATTTCAATCATTTCAAAGCCATGATGAGCATGAATGCAAATAATGgtaaattgaaatatatgggTGAAAGCTATTATCACAATTCTGTGATGGTCACCATGAAAGGATTTTATATTGAAATGGTGAAAATCCAAAATCTCTTTACAACCATTGATTTCTCAAACAATAGTTTCAAGGGGGAGATTCCAAAGTCAATTGGAATGCTTAAGTCACTCAAGGGGCTTAACTTTTCACACAATAACCTTATAGGTCATATGCCTCCATCATTGGGAAATTTGAGCAATCTTGAATGGTTAGATCTCTCCTCAAACATGCTCACAGGAGAAATTCCAGGACAGTTAGCAGATATTACATATCTTGAAGTTTTAAATCTATCAGAAAATCGTCTTGTGGGGATGATACCTCTAGGTAATCAGTTCAATACATTTGAAAATGTTTCTTACCTTGGAAACTTGGGGTTATGTGGATTTCCATTAACAAGAACTTGTGACAATGTTGACGGACAACAACCATTGCCATCATTAACCATTCAGGATGATGATTTCAAGTTTGTAAATTGGTTTCATTGGAAAGTTGTATGGTTGGGGTACGGATGTGGATTCATGTTTGGATTGACTATATGATACCTTGTATTCTCAAGTAAACATCCAAAATGGCTGGTAAATATGGTTTGCAAAGAACAACACAAGGTGCGAAGATGCAAGAAGAATGCTCACAAAGGAACTAGTCCAAGAAGAGTTTGGTGGAAACAAATAGTAATTTAAGGTATATTCTTTAGGACTTCAACACTAACATATTAGAAAATACtctatttcataaataaaaaataaaaaattatgttgtcAAACAGAttgttcatttttaatttactttttattgGACAAGAATGTTTGTACTTATGTTATTGATGAAAAACATTTGCTTACAGGTGGATAAGCTTTTATGCTAGCGATAGCTATACAACAAAGTAAACTCGCTCACTATTGCAGGACTGCTACGTTTTGGTCTAGCCCTGGTTTATGCTATAGTGTAAGAATACATTAGGAAATTATGAATTCCCCAAGTTGTTGAGCACTTGGCACAAATAGCAATAGGTTAGCATAAACGTTTTTAGCTAACTTAGCTATACATGAATGAAAGGATACACATGAACACCGATAAACATGCTGGTTGAATTTAGAGTCTACTTTTTTGTGCCATCTAATTAAAATGCTCTGCTGCTTGTAGTTATTTGGTCTTCTAgtatattattgaattttattttgttgatgAGAAACCTATTGCATTGTTAACTTTACTTCCAAAATAGTTTAATACCAGTTATATGGGAAGGCAGCCGGAATTGGTTGCCTGCCAGGTCAAATAGCTTACTATCCATTCAAAGCAAATTGTATGAGATGAATTTGGGAGGAGCGGATTCAGTTTATTGGCTGAGATCTAGATCAGATAAGCTGACACTGCAGCTATTCTGAGAGAAAAGCTTAGCCAACATCTTGCTGTACCCTTGAATTCATATTGGTGAGATCATAACTTGAAACCATTGAGCCTTAATCCAAGTGTGTTTCTGCAGAGTTCAAACCTTCAAGGAAGGTCCTTGGAGTCAATCAGCAGGTCTGATCGTGATCATGGACTTAGTTCATGAGAGAAGGGATTCATATAGAAGTTCAGAAGGTTTGAAGCTTGTGTGTAGTCACATCAGTTTTATAAACTGAGTACAGAAAGTTTCCTTCTTGTGgatttcttcattcatttcttcatcCATTGCTTGGGAATCTgatttcttcaaatttgaagGTTAGGAGTACTGCTGATGAGCCATCGTAAGTATCATTTCTTCTACATTTGGCTATTTGAGAGAAAGATAGTTCTAAGAAATTTATAAACATAATGGGCCAAGCATGAGGCTTAGTTACGTGACTTTTTCCATTCTTGTTCACGCCTTAGGAAAAACCACAACTTGGAGTATCTAGGTTTTCTACtttccttcctcttcttcatttCTAAGCATCCAATTGGAGCACCAATGTATCTTTACttccaaaaagtttttttttcccctgatcTTTTGTTTCTGTATTTGTAATTCAGGTTCTCCAACATTCTTTTGCTATCTTAAATCACAGGCATCTGGCTCTTCTTGTTAAAGTAAAGTAAAGAGAACTTAGGTTCATGGTTTTCTTGTTTTGGCTTTAAAGAATTAGACTAATTTACTAAAGCCAAATAATTTTGATAGGCTTCTTTATTAGAATTGTTCTGAAATATAGAAAATTCCAACgatttgaaagttttttggAAATTTCCACTTTATTttgttgacaaaaataataatgatggacacttctattttgataaatctTTCACATAACATTTTGATATTGATTCGTGATTCTGTtgttaataattttctttttatgatttACAATccattcctctctctttctctctctcatgatatatatatatatatatatatatgagtgcTTCCCTTATATATCTTTTGTTCCCAGTTGATTCTTCTCTGTCCATATTATTCCAGTTTCTTTGAAGGTgaaaagacaaacaaacaaatttgcTGTTCTTGATTGATTCTTCAACTTCTTGCAGCCAAGTAATTACATTACACTTGGTTTAGTTGAATCTTTTCTCCTTTATTGGGGGACCAAACCCTTCACCTCCACTTCTCAGCAGCCAAGCTGAGGATAGCTATTTTATGCTTCTCTctgttttctctttatttatttattttgcaataTTTTGCTGTTCTTTTTATTGGAGTTCTCTGATGTAAACTATTATACTTGACATCACAGGCTTGTGGCCCTTTCTATCCAGTGTTAACAGGCCGAGCATTCATTCATACCTCAACAAAGCACTGGCCGAGATTCCATGACCGGATGATTATATTATACAGACACTTTACCTTTTTGGCATTAGAGGTTTTGATGAAAGAGAAATAGTCTATCTTTTAGGTACTTACTAGTTCTTtgtcttttctcattttatgcCCTTGTTATATGGAATTGAAAAAGGTTTAAAATGCTACTTTGGTTTGCATTGGTTTCTTGATCATCTGAAGGTGCACACAAAATTGGGAAGATTGGCTGTGAGTTCATACTGAAACACCTTTATGACTTCAAGGGTACAGGGCAGCTTGACCCAACCATAGCTTCTGATTTCCTCACTAACATGAGAATGAGGTGCCAAGACAGTAATAGGACCACCACTCAACCTTCTTCTTAACCCATGTAATCATTGGAAATGAATTCACAGCCAGTCATTAAAAAGGGGAGAGGACTCCTTGTTACTGATCAGCAGTAGCTGCAGGCTAATGAGAAGACCGCAAGATTGGTAAGGGCTTATGCTTCAGATGACGGATCAACCAACCGCAAGACTGGACTTTGCTTGGGCAATGATGAAGATGCCAATGCTTAATGTTTTGGCTGGATCTCAAGGTCAGGTCCGGCGCAACTACTCCTTGCCTTTTGTCAGTTCCTAAGTGACAATCTTGACCATAATGAACTCTTGACATCGTTATGTTTTCATATAAAGCTTCTCTTTAAGTTCAATGTTTGATTGTAGATGTAGTGACTTTCAAACTTCTTTCCTGTGCTAATTTGAGTCTATATATAAAGGCAATGGCATAGCGTAGACATTAGACACAATGATGAAATATGTTATGGCTGTTGAGTTCTTTAGAAATATAGAATTGCAATGTTTGGAATGTTACCAAAAGTTAAATAGTATTTGGGGAGATCATAATCTGTGCTGTAACAtccaaattaatttaattggcTGATTATTCATCATCTGAAGGAGATGTTAGTTTGTTCTTTTTGAGTTTGAACTCCAGAAACAGGAAAGTCTACAATTCTGTGTCATGAAACAAATAAACTGATTTGTCTATAATTTTCTTTAGAAGAAATTACATTTACCCACGTGATTTACTCAAAAAAACACTTTATCCacttgtggtttaaaaattaacactttagcTACCTGTGGTTTAATCTGTTAACTCAATATTACCCACCTGTCCCTGCCGTTACTCTAATAACACTATTCCACTCAAAAAAAACAATAGGAATTGGATCAAAACACGTTCctttgagggggaaaaaaaaaaccctttaccAGATTGCTCTCAACTCTCATTCTCTCTAGTTGAAGGTGGCGACGGCGGCAGCGGATGGAGAGGGACGTTAATGGCTGGATTTTGCTGTTGTGGGTCGTTTTTGGTCATGGGTTTGCCACCGTGGGTCAGTTTTGGTCATGGGTCTGCTGCCGTGGGTGCATTTGGTTCATGGTTCTACCGCTGTTGGTGGGTTTTGTCATGGGTTTGCTGCCGTGGGTCAGTTTTGGTCATGGGTCTGCTGCCTTGGATGGGTTTTTTTCATGGGTCTGTCGCCGTTGGTGGGTTTTGTCATGGGCTTGCCGTCGTGGATGGGTTTTGGTCGTGGGTATGCCGctgtgggttgtgggtttgttgCCATGGATCGGTTTT from Castanea sativa cultivar Marrone di Chiusa Pesio chromosome 11, ASM4071231v1 harbors:
- the LOC142616055 gene encoding receptor-like protein 33 → MVPLCLGNFSYSLIVLDLRSNKLNGTIPATFAKGNYLRSLNLNDNQLEGSLPRSLINCRRLEVLDLGNNKISGNFPHWLESLPELRVLVLRSNKFHGAIANPKTKISFPNLRIIDLSHNEFHGLLPTKYFNHFKAMMSMNANNGKLKYMGESYYHNSVMVTMKGFYIEMVKIQNLFTTIDFSNNSFKGEIPKSIGMLKSLKGLNFSHNNLIGHMPPSLGNLSNLEWLDLSSNMLTGEIPGQLADITYLEVLNLSENRLVGMIPLGNQFNTFENVSYLGNLGLCGFPLTRTCDNVDGQQPLPSLTIQDDDFKFVNWFHWKVVWLGYGCGFMFGLTI